One Dysidea avara chromosome 7, odDysAvar1.4, whole genome shotgun sequence genomic region harbors:
- the LOC136262601 gene encoding uncharacterized protein → MAAIVKMTWMFFTVALYCFLSQNAVALDIAVDGVSGNDEADCLKGKGSCQTLDYTLSSLPDCSNTPIVILIQHGTYNYSLNASKAEYQIWNCLSISIAGVGSISTVVNCNEPGAGFAFLYVLNVVIHNVSFVNCGSRQNSTSYDPISKSTSVANVGLYFAFCQNVEISKCQVNSSYTTGVLMYNTYGDLNVIDSKFANNRISNNSGGGGGFYAEFCYCDPGTTDNCVQHLNSLAHYHFRNSIFSQNIASDGLEQNNTFIIANGTTNIAFGRGGGLSLIFKGNASYNNIIIDNCNITNNYASWGAGLFIEFQDRSHRNNVSVQGTRINHNFCELNFVDNYGTGGGGARIGFIPFSSDSVQHNTIEFIDCAFEGNIAYWGGGLSYYASPETGGIGNATNELKFAGCTWTNNRAVLGSAVDLSVWHSTKYGALSTVLFMNCEFIDNMNKPQNSTFYTESSLGTGALYSDSIPLAFQGYVNFTNNDGSALALSATGAEFMPGCQSDFVNNTGWTGGAIALLGNAWLQIYNNTNFTFYNNSAKLKGGAIYAIVSNRHDLLSSRNCFLQYHNQFLPPNNWSTFINFINNSAPIGSSIFASSLLSCVWGNSQGQEINGTFAYPFQWNIIHISNNGTHEIASDIANVTAVNTSDSNSLILHAIPGERVHLPLNFVDDNHLPVKLSVWVFSESKNILVSNLTADYNITVLGPEHNSSTLTIVTDSPRIVSRDITVKLHSCPPGYYSPNSKCICAYGRRQSWDGISYCNDSLFRAYLEVDYWAGYLTNDSNTTNLYTGECPKYYCGLNTTILLPKVANKSVLTNIICLPNNRTDTLCGECIEDNCVAINNRYYKCTPINHNQTAIQWVKFLSSEFVPATILLLTILFYDIDLHSGTVGSVILYFQVYTSLNIYSDGEITLPSKALNKVIDFMYNIWNLEYFGIWLKPYCLTQSPKTLDVLMISYASGLYPFLLIIILCLLRLCKRISICRSCTHFCIRLKWKLSLKASIVNGLVTFWTLAYTKLALVSCMILSMEYLNGRNDLHQSKVVVSLQGNIGYFDGKHLPYAIPALFILILLIVLPSITLLFYPLMPRIMSKIKNYVDLDNNRAYHYISSKMEMPFIRFKPLLDKFQGKYRPGCEFFAGLMFWYRLVVFLTYSFATHTLAFYVNSTSSLIFVMLISLLQPFKKATNNTVLMLIIMNIVFINLISMYNYCEKDSKVLLWFQVLLVLIPMICFVVYIVRKMKQKICAYYRGDPPEELYINDMTYENHEIYESIRESTT, encoded by the coding sequence ATGGCAGCTATAGTAAAAATGACGTGGATGTTTTTCACTGTGGCATTGTACTGCTTTTTGAGTCAGAATGCAGTAGCCCTTGACATTGCTGTGGATGGAGTAAGTGGAAATGATGAGGCAGATTGTCTTAAAGGGAAAGGATCATGCCAAACTCTCGACTACACTTTAAGTAGTCTTCCTGATTGCAGCAACACACCCATTGTAATATTGATCCAACATGGAACTTACAATTACTCTCTGAATGCCAGCAAAGCTGAATACCAGATTTGGAATTGTTTAAGCATTAGCATTGCAGGAGTAGGCAGTATCTCAACAGTAGTTAACTGTAATGAGCCAGGTGCTGGTTTTGCCTTTTTATATGTATTAAATGTGGTGATTCATAATGTTTCATTTGTCAACTGTGGCTCAAGACAAAACAGTACCAGTTATGACCCAATATCCAAAAGCACTTCTGTGGCCAATGTGGGACTGTACTTTGCATTCTGTCAAAATGTAGAAATCTCGAAATGTCAAGTTAACAGTTCATACACTACTGGTGTtcttatgtacaatacatatgGGGACTTGAATGTAATAGACTCCAAATTCGCTAATAATCGTATTTCTAATAAttctggtggtggtggtgggttTTATGCTGAATTTTGTTACTGTGACCCTGGAACAACTGATAACTGTGTCCAGCATTTGAATTCCCTTGCTCATTATCACTTCCGAAATAGCATTTTTTCTCAAAATATAGCTTCTGATGGTTTAGAGCAAAACAATACGTTTATTATTGCGAATGGAACAACCAATATTGCATTTGGTCGAGGAGGTGGACTTTCATTGATCTTCAAGGGAAATGCTAGTTATAACAACATCATAATTGATAACTGTAACATTACAAATAACTATGCAAGTTGGGGAGCTGGTTTGTTTATAGAATTTCAAGACCGTTCTCACCGCAACAATGTATCTGTGCAAGGAACTAGAATTAATCACAATTTTTGCGAGTTAAATTTTGTAGACAATTATGGAACTGGTGGTGGTGGAGCAAGAATTGGCTTTATACCATTCTCTTCAGACAgtgtacaacacaacacaatagaATTCATTGACTGCGCTTTTGAAGGAAACATTGCCTATTGGGGAGGTGGGTTGTCTTACTATGCATCTCCAGAGACTGGTGGGATAGGAAATGCTACTAATGAACTGAAATTTGCTGGCTGTACGTGGACCAATAATCGTGCAGTTCTGGGTTCAGCTGTAGATCTATCAGTATGGCATTCTACTAAGTATGGTGCTCTGTCCACTGTACTGTTCATGAATTGTGAGTTTATTGACAATATGAATAAACCACAGAATAGCACATTTTACACAGAAAGCTCATTGGGAACTGGTGCTTTATACAGTGATTCTATTCCACTAGCCTTTCAGGGATATGTAAATTTTACAAATAATGATGGTTCTGCTTTGGCTTTATCTGCAACAGGTGCAGAATTTATGCCAGGTTGCCAGAGTGACTTTGTAAACAATACTGGATGGACAGGAGGTGCTATTGCCCTTTTAGGCAATGCATGGCTTCAGATTTATAACAATACCAACTTCACATTCTACAATAATTCTGCTAAATTAAAAGGTGGTGCAATATATGCAATTGTCAGCAACAGACATGACTTACTCTCAAGTAGGAACTGTTTCCTTCAGTACCATAACCAGTTTCTTCCTCCAAATAATTGGAGCACATTTATCAACTTCATCAACAATTCTGCTCCAATTGGTTCTTCAATATTTGCTTCTTCTCTGTTGTCTTGTGTATGGGGAAATTCACAAGGACAAGAGATCAATGGGACTTTTGCATACCCATTTCAATGGAATATTATTCACATAAGCAATAATGGGACACATGAAATTGCCAGTGATATTGCTAATGTAACTGCTGTCAACACCAGTGATTCCAATAGTTTAATACTGCATGCTATACCTGGTGAACGTGTACACTTGCCACTAAACTTTGTAGATGATAATCACCTACCAGTTAAACTCTCTGTATGGGTATTTTCTGAAAGTAAAAATATTTTAGTTTCTAATCTCACTGCTGACTATAATATAACAGTGCTGGGTCCTGAACATAATTCATCTACATTAACAATAGTGACTGATAGTCCTAGAATTGTATCTAGAGATATCACAGTAAAATTACATTCTTGTCCACCTGGTTATTATTCACCAAACTCTAAATGTATTTGTGCATACGGACGACGCCAAAGCTGGGATGGAATTTCTTACTGCAACGACTCACTGTTTCGTGCATACCTTGAGGTAGATTATTGGGCTGGCTACTTAACAAATGATAGTAATACTACTAACCTATATACTGGAGAGTGCCCAAAGTACTACTGTGGATTAAACACAACAATATTACTGCCCAAAGTTGCTAACAAATCAGTACTCACTAATATTATATGTTTACCCAATAATCGTACAGATACACTCTGTGGTGAATGCATCGAGGATAACTGTGTTGCAATTAACAATCGTTATTACAAATGCACGCCTATAAATCACAATCAGACAGCTATTCAATGGGTGAAGTTTTTATCTAGTGAATTTGTACCAGCTACTATCCTTTTGTTGACCATTTTATTTTATGACATTGATCTTCACTCAGGAACAGTTGGCTCTGTTATCCTATACTTTCAAGTATATACTTCACTAAATATTTATTCTGATGGAGAAATAACATTGCCAAGTAAAGCATTAAACAAAGTTATTGATTTCATGTACAACATTTGGAATTTAGAGTACTTTGGTATATGGCTTAAGCCTTACTGTTTAACACAAAGCCCAAAAACTCTGGATGTGTTGATGATATCATATGCTTCAGGACTATATCCTTTTCTGTTGATTATTATTCTATGCCTTCTTCGTCTTTGCAAGAGAATTTCTATTTGTCGCTCCTGCACTCATTTTTGCATACGCTTAAAATGGAAACTTTCTTTGAAAGCCTCAATAGTCAATGGTCTAGTTACATTCTGGACACTGGCATACACTAAACTGGCATTAGTATCTTGTATGATACTTTCTATGGAATACCTAAATGGTCGTAATGATTTGCACCAAAGTAAGGTTGTAgtttctctacaaggaaatatTGGTTACTTTGATGGGAAACACTTACCATATGCCATACCAGCATTATTTATCCTAATTTTACTGATTGTGCTGCCATCTATCACCCTACTGTTTTACCCATTAATGCCAAGAATTATGTCAAAGATAAAAAACTATGTTGATTTAGACAACAATAGAGCTTACCATTACATTTCCAGTAAAATGGAGATGCCATTTATACGCTTTAAGCCTTTGCTGGATAAGTTTCAAGGCAAATACAGACCTGGTTGTGAATTCTTTGCTGGATTGATGTTTTGGTACAGGCTAGTGGTATTCCTTACCTACTCTTTTGCCACACATACACTGGCATTCTATGTAAACAGTACATCATCTCTCATCTTTGTGATGTTGATCTCGCTTTTACAACCTTTCAAGAAAGCTACCAACAACACTGTCTTGATGCTAATAATTATGAATATCGTGTTTATCAATCTAATCAGCATGTACAACTATTGCGAAAAAGATTCCAAGGTGCTGTTATGGTTCCAAGTGCTCCTTGTGCTAATCCCAATGATATGTTTTGTGGTTTATATTGTAAGGAAAATGAAGCAAAAGATTTGTGCTTACTACAGAGGAGATCCTCCTGAAGAACTGTACATCAATGATATGACTTATGAGAACCACGAAATTTATGAATCAATTAGAGAAAGCACAACATAA